The following are from one region of the Acipenser ruthenus chromosome 19, fAciRut3.2 maternal haplotype, whole genome shotgun sequence genome:
- the LOC117424810 gene encoding monocyte chemotactic protein 1B-like, producing the protein MASIRLAVVVGVLVLLCAISLGDGLRMSNGPKKCCFEFAVQQLPRGRILEYTKTSTRCSNQGVLFRTIAGRQVCANPSDSWVQNYMKHFDRTNMKKQNL; encoded by the exons ATGGCCTCAATTCGCCTGGCAGTGGTGGTCGGTGTCCTTGTTCTCCTTTGTGCCATATCCCTTGGCGATG gtcttcGGATGTCCAATGGGCCTAAAAAGTGCTGTTTTGAATTTGCTGTTCAACAATTACCAAGAGGACGCATTCTGGAGTACACTAAAACTAGCACTAGATGCTCAAACCAAGGAGTTCT GTTCAGAACCATTGCAGGCCGGCAGGTCTGTGCCAACCCTTCTGACAGCTGGGTGCAGAACTACATGAAGCATTTCGACAGGACAAATATGAAGAAACAAAACCTGTGA
- the LOC117424131 gene encoding tyrosine aminotransferase-like gives MENESYGIQVNGNSVHHVNGSLYQAKMKIRKPKWNIRASEMSRKTFNPIRAIVDSMNVEPNPSKNMIALSIGDPTIFGNLPTDDNVLQAMKEAIDSMKFNGYAPAIGYQKSREAVSNFYSCPEAPLDAKDVILTSGCSQAIELAIAVLCNPGQNILVPRPGFSLYKTLAVSMGIDVKLYNLLPEKSWEIDLKHLELLIDDKTGCIIVNNPSNPCGSVFSKSHLQKIIAVASRNCTPILADEIYAEMVFSGCKYTSVASLSTDVPILSCGGLAKRWLVPGWRMGWILIHDRKNVFGNEIREGLVRLSQRILGPCTIVQGALEAIINKTPQEFYVNTISFLKSNSDICYSALSTVAGLRPIKPSGAMYLMVGISMEHFPEFESDVDFTEKLIAEQSVFCLPATCFEYPNFFRIVVTVPEDMMLEACTRIKEFCEQHYHLHTDSIIQDIV, from the exons ATGGAGAACGAATCATATGGGATCCAGGTAAACGGCAACAGTGTCCACCACGTTAACGGAAGCCTGTACCAGGCAAAAATGAAAATCAGGAAGCCGAAATGGAATATCAGAGCCTCTGAGATGTCCAGAAAAACTTTTAACCCTATCAGGGCTATCGTGGACAGCATGAATGTTGAACCAAACCCAAGCAAAAATATGATCGCGTTGTCTATAG GTGACCCAACCATTTTTGGAAATCTTCCCACTGATGACAATGTTCTACAAGCCATGAAGGAAGCTATTGATTCAATGAAATTTAATGGCTACGCACCTGCGATAG GTTATCAGAAAAGTCGGGAAGCTGTTTCCAATTTCTACAGTTGTCCAGAAGCCCCACTGGATGCCAAG GATGTTATCCTTACAAGCGGATGCAGTCAGGCCATTGAGTTGGcgattgctgtgctgtgcaacCCTGGGCAGAACATCTTGGTACCCCGCCCAGGGTTCTCtctgtataaaacactggcaGTCTCCATGGGTATTGATGTCAAACTCTACAATTTACTG cctGAAAAATCCTGGGAAATTGATCTCAAACACCTGGAATTGTTAATTGATGATAAGACTGGCTGCATTATTGTCAACAATCCTTCTAACCCCTGTGGGTCTGTCTTCAGCAAATCACACCTTCAGAAGATCATCGCGG TTGCTTCCAGGAACTGCACCCCAATACTGGCTGATGAAATCTATGCTGAAATG GTCTTCTCTGGCTGCAAGTATACCTCTGTGGCTTCTCTGAGCACGGATGTCCCAATCCTGTCTTGTGGTGGTTTAGCAAAGAGGTGGCTAGTACCTGGATGGAGAATGGGATGGATTCTGATTCACGACAGAAAAAATGTATTTGGCAATGAG aTAAGGGAAGGCTTAGTCAGGCTAAGCCAGAGAATTTTGGGGCCGTGCACAATTGTTCAGGGGGCACTGGAAGCCATCATTAATAAAACTCCTCAAGAATTTTATGTTAACACCATCAGTTTCCTAAAG TCCAATTCAGACATCTGTTACAGTGCTCTGTCTACTGTTGCTGGCCTCAGACCAATCAAGCCATCAGGTGCCATGTATCTAATG GTTGGAATCAGTATGGAACACTTTCCAGAGTTTGAGAGTGATGTGGATTTCACAGAGAAGTTAATAGCAGAGCAGTCAGTCTTCTGCCTTCCTGCCACG tgCTTTGAGTACCCAAACTTCTTCAGGATCGTGGTGACTGTGCCGGAAGATATGATGTTGGAGGCATGCACCCGGATTAAGGAATTCTGTGAACAGCATTACCATCTGCACACAGACAGCATCATACAAGACATAGTGTGA